The Triticum aestivum cultivar Chinese Spring chromosome 6D, IWGSC CS RefSeq v2.1, whole genome shotgun sequence genomic sequence cgatgttttactggctcccacaatgataaaccacccgttggcatatgtcgcacctaccacccgacagttgTGTTCCCTCCTTTTTCTTCCATAAAACCATGAAGACTATTGCTACTTTTTAGTGCCTTATCTAGTTTTCTTGTATATATGGACGTGCATTCGTTGCTGTGTTTGTGTATTAGCCCCTCTTTTTACGAAAATCTAAGTCCTCATAGATCCATCAGAGTAACTCTCTAAGTGCCAATCTAATGTTTAGGCAACTTACACAAGTAATAATGCTAGTGTTGGTGTTTATTTGATGTAACTTCTTTTTCTGCAAAAATATATTTGATGTAACTTTAATACGTAGATCTGTCCTTTTTGGGGGTTCAATATTCTCCCTGGTATCAGTTGTACCAAGACTAATGTGTTGGCATTGTTTTGTTCCCACAGGATTTGCATGGCGCATTCTTCAAATATCAAACAAAACCCAATTTGACTAGTCATGGTGATCTGTATTATGAAGGGAAAGAGTTTGAGGTACGCACTCTTCAAAATTTACACAGCAACAAGGCAGATAACATCCATGTGTCCATATATGGTTTTGATACCAAGCTCTAGCATGTGCACATTTAACAGGTGAAGCTTAGGGAAATGAAACCAGGTATGCTGTCCAGGAAGCTTAAAGAAGCTCTTGGTATGCCTGATGGTGCCCCGCCCCCATGGCTTAAAAGCATGCAGGTATGTATTCAACCTATTATTGTTTTCCTGGTTTATATTACTAAcaatgccttcatcattagccaaTTGACGCcaatttgtttatttattttcAGCCGTATGGTCCTCCACCCTCTTATCCTTGTCTGAAGATCCCGGGTTTAAATGCCCCAGTATCTCCAGGAGACAGTTTTGATGATGCACCAGGGGAGTGGGGAAATCCTCCTATTGGCGAGGTATCTTATCTATTAAAATATGTTTGTTGGGCCATCTAATCATTCCCTAGTTACTTGCCAACAGCATAGGTATCCACTATATGGAAATGTTTCTGGGTTTCTGCAGCAGGACGAACCTAATTACCATGTAAATTAAGTTAGTTGTATTATGGTTTGTCGTGAGCAGAACTAACATTTACTTACTTCAATTATCTAGGAAGAACCTCTCGATCGCAGTAAGCACTGGGGAGAattggaggaagaggaggaggtggagcaggaACCAATGGAGGACGAGGAAATAGAAGAAGGCATTCGATCTGTTGACACCATCTCAAGGTATTTTTCTACACTTCTGTTCTTTTTGCTGTCAAGTTATTTTAATTGGCAGTTGCCAGTTTTTTTTTCATCAATTAAATAGTGCATGACACTTGGTATTTACTTTCCGTTTCTTGCTGTGTAACAGTACTCCAGCCGGTGCCGAAACACCTGATGTTATTGACCTTGGGAGGACGCAGCCTGAGAGGCAGGCAGAAAGGCTATACAAGGTATGTAAACTGTTCCCTGTGTCTGTGACAATCATTTATAGGCACTGTTTGGCTTGGCTAGTCTTTGCTGATAATCATCAATTTGTTTCTTCCTCTGAAGGTTCTTGAACGGAAAGAAGAAAGGATAGCCACTGGGACGCTGTTTGGATCGACGCACACGTATCGTTTTTAGAAACAGAAACAGCTGCTGATGTTTCAAATAGATAACTCTGAACTATTACTATGTTTCAAATAGACTTATGTTAGTATTTTTGTTGATCTCACAAGGCCAGAGAATGCGGCACAACTAATTTGAAAAGAGCACGCCGGGTTCGAACTTTGAGGCTCAACTGCTTGTCCAAACACGGAGTTTTGTCTTTGTATATGCTCTTCTCTCACTGAAATGCTTCAAAGATTCGGTCACGAGATTTGTAAACCGTCTGTACAGCATAACTGCGAGACAGAGTTTAGATGATGATATTCACTCTGGCGTGCTTCATATTCTCTTCGCTTCCTGTCTCTGCACCTCTTTGGTTGGGTACACAACCCTTCTTGATTGGGTGCACTATTTACCATCACATTTGTTTTGACGAATTTTCATAATAATAATTATAATATACCATGCACACTCAAGACTGTCACTTGCTAATACTACCacacgtttttttttcttttttgagggatCTACCACACCTGTCTTAGCCTACTATATGCCGTAGGCTTTTCCTCCCTTGCAACAATCTAAAAGACTCTacatactacttcctccgttcctaaatatttgtctttttagagattttaaatggactaccacatacgaatgtatatagacatattttagagtgtagattcactcattttgctccatatgtagtcatttgttgaaatctctaaaaagacaaatatttaggaacggatggagcaCTGTACTATACTCCGCATATTCATATGCCAACCAGAAAGATTCCATAGTCTTGCTAACGCTCAGTCAACTGAGACTTTgttaagtctcagtcgatgctatatccGTGAGATTTTACATTGAGATCCGTGTaatttttttcagtttttctttttctctctagtATGTTATGTCACTTGACTAAGATCTAGCCACACCCTTTTAGTAAGTCAGCTGCGCGAGCTACGGCGACCTAAAAGATCCTTCAGTTTTCCCTTTCTTCAGACTTGAAGTCAGCCATGCGGCACAGCTATGCTTGATCGGTAGTGTGTGGCTAGCACGTTGTGCTTACAGACCAGCAGCATCTCTCTCCCTCTTACTACATCATCAAGATGTCCAAAAAACAAAGTTCCATGTGAAGCCTAAAAAAATGACTAGAGAATTCGCACGCCTAACTTTTCCAAGACTTCAGGCATTCTGAAAATAGTTTGTTTTACAAAATTCAGATGTTCTACGACACAGAAACTGCCTTGTGAAGCACAAACTGAGTAAGAGCATGCATGACTAAATTTTCCAGGACCTTCGACATTCAGAagatagtttttcttttcttttcagcacATCCTCTCAGGAGCACCCGCTTTTTTTTTTTTCTCTCCACAAGCATCTGTAAGTAAGCGCCCACAACAGAAGAGATCAAAGAATGGTCAACCACTTCCCATGAAATACGCTCCTACTGATTAACCAAGACAAACTGTACAGCTGCCATTTCTGTCTCGTCTTCCCCGAACTAAAGAATTTTCACCATTCCACTTTACATAAAAGATTACAATGAGTCCGTTTCAGGTTACAGCTTACAACATAACATCAGCAGTATGAAATAAGGTTACATGCAGATGCCGCTGGACCGAGtgcacaagggggggggggggggggggggggatcgaaCGACCGGTGAACCCTACCTAGAACAGCCAGTGCTTCTTTTTGGTCTTGCGCGTCGGAAGATCTGCAAAGAGCGGATTATAAGAGGACCGCAAGGTCACGCGAACCGACATGCATACTCCGTTCCAAATGTAAGCACAAAATGATGCTATAAGTGGCAGGTGCCATCGAATCTTCGATCGAGCAAAATAGTGCTCACCTTCATTGGCATATAAGGAATTGTAGTGTACTTCGCACCAGAAGCTTAGCCAAAGCTCTGCATAAGGTAACAAGGAAATGATGAACACCAAGTATTTAGATGCTGCTATCAGAGGGCAATGTTTTAGAACGAATGATTGACACAAAAAATAACAAAGTGGTTCAAAATAAATGGGACATAAGTCTGACATGGAAAAGAATAAGTCAGCTTTGGGAAAAGTAAGATCTCAACTCTAACCTCTTGTAGGAGCGGCATCCCTGGGGACTATCTCGATCAGGCATGTGTCTCTAAACGACGTCAGCAGGCAAATTTTGGCACCAAACTGATTTAACAAATCAAAAGGTATCAGACAATTATAACTGATACATGACGCCTCCTAATATTGAAACAATTGGGTACTGGTAGCTTGGACTTCTGCCATATTCACATAAAGCGGAGCATATTACTCGGAAGAATAGCAAAGTGCCATCTGAACTAACAGAGCATGTAACTCCAAAAATGAAGCATAAGAAACATGAACCGGTGATGCATGATCATCAGGAGAAAAACAAAGTaactaaatataaaaaaatgatgttgcTCGCTAATTCATATGCATGAATATCTTAGGGATGAAAATCACATTTCGTAGTGTACCAAACTCAGCCATAATAATAGAAACAATTTCAGCACAATGAGCAAAGAATTATAGGCTTATAGCTACAGAAATAAGTAAATAATATATTAATAGATTCATATTTTTCAAAGGTTACAAACATGAAAATATCTAGCTCAATCTAGAGGTACTAAATGCTGCAAGAAATAATGCAAAAACGAGATATAGTCCAAAGGTTTTTACTCATACAAAATAAACAGCCATCTTGAAAGTGTTATGTTACCCGGTCTGCAGCCGCTTGTAAGGTCACATGATCTCCCCATTCCCCAGATCTACAATATCATAAATAATATAGCTATGTGTAAGGAGATGACTAACAAACTGAACTTAAAGCATGGCAGCATCTCAAATCAACTAAGGACTGGAAGTATAGAACCTTTTCATTTTCTTCAAGTAAACCTTGTAGTCCAATGGTACATAGCCTTCATAGTGTTTCCTGAATTCCTTTAGCTAAAACACAGAGATGTTAGTACAGCATAACCGGTTATCATGAAAGTAGATAGTGATAGATGTAACTGAGATTGCAGCCTCTGTATTCACGTAATAAACACACTCTGCTAAGGCAAGAGTATACATTAGATAAAGATAGGAGGGATGATTTACCTGCTTCACTACTGCCTTCCTCACATGTCTGTGGTAATCAGGATTGCGGAATATCTGATCTGCCAGAGCTCGAAACTGTAGAGAAGACAAGCAAGAAAAAAGGGGAAAGGTTGAAGACACGGTAAAATTTCCACATGGAAGATGAGCTTAAAATAACATTTTTTGTGGGAAGAAGATATGGAAAATTAACAATACCTAAATGTAGGATTGATTCAAGGTATGTAGTAGAAATATTTTCTTAATATTTGGCTTTATAAGAACAACATACTTATTCTGTGAAACATGTCACGAACTAACCTGGCAATTCCCATCCCCTTCTATCTGATATTCAGCTAAGCCATAAGTGCCCAATCTGCCAAAAAGAAGTCGGTAAACAGACCtaacataacacagagatggtgaAAGCAATAACAAAATGCAACCATTATACCTTTCCAATAATGATTCATGGTCTATGGTTGCATTACTAAAATCGGGGATTTTCCCGTTAACTCGAGGAGTATGCTGCCAATAAGGAAGGCATCAGTAACTTAATATGAAGGCAAGTACTAGAAAGGTAAGGAACTTGGAGCATACTAATTTAGATTAGATGTAATAATAATGAATGCGGATAACATTGTTCTATACTAGACTGACCACTGCTACCAATTTCTTTTACTGAATGCTACACAGCGGCGGAGCTAGGGAATGATctgggggtgggggcggggggcatCGGCCCCCCAGAAGTTTCATTTCATGGAAATATAGTACGCACACtcatgcgtattcgagaaaaaagttTCATTTCATGGCAAACAAGTCAACGGAGAACAGATTCAAAAGGTAAATTTGAGGGAATCATTCAGAATGTAGCAAAAACAATGACAAACACACATTCAACAACTGATAGATATGTACCGGGAGTGAATCTAAGTGGGACAGCCGCTTTCCAAGGCTGCGCCCGTTGGTCTTTGCTTCCGTTAAAAGTGCACCGACGGTTCCGTCATCCTCACTCCCCTGAGTACTGGTGCTAATACTTGAGCAGGAGCTTTTACTAACTTGGTCCTGTTGTTCAGACATGCTATCTCAGAGAGAACATTGAGAATACAGGGTTCACCGTAAGCTGCAAAGAAATGAAAACAGAGTTTGGTGAAAAACGATTTGAACAGTTAAGAG encodes the following:
- the LOC123144011 gene encoding OVARIAN TUMOR DOMAIN-containing deubiquitinating enzyme 11; protein product: MSEQQDQVSKSSCSSISTSTQGSEDDGTVGALLTEAKTNGRSLGKRLSHLDSLPHTPRVNGKIPDFSNATIDHESLLERLGTYGLAEYQIEGDGNCQFRALADQIFRNPDYHRHVRKAVVKQLKEFRKHYEGYVPLDYKVYLKKMKRSGEWGDHVTLQAAADRFGAKICLLTSFRDTCLIEIVPRDAAPTRELWLSFWCEVHYNSLYANEDLPTRKTKKKHWLF